In one Bordetella pertussis 18323 genomic region, the following are encoded:
- the ccoS gene encoding cbb3-type cytochrome oxidase assembly protein CcoS, which translates to MSILYLLLPLSLAFVLAIGVALWWAVFSGQYDDTEDQGAAILRDNDN; encoded by the coding sequence ATGAGCATTCTCTATCTGCTGTTGCCGCTGTCGCTGGCTTTCGTGCTGGCGATCGGTGTGGCGTTGTGGTGGGCCGTGTTCAGCGGCCAGTACGACGACACCGAGGACCAGGGCGCCGCGATATTGCGCGATAACGACAACTGA
- the ccoO gene encoding cytochrome-c oxidase, cbb3-type subunit II, with protein sequence MAQKQHGFFSHQTLEKNIGLMIIASILVVSVAGLVQIIPLFFQHSTTQAMPGVEPYEPLQLMGRDVYIREGCVGCHSQQVRTLQAEVQRYGPYSVAGESVFDHPFLWGSKRTGPDLARVGERYSDEWHRIHLRDPRAVVPESNMPAYPWLQHADLTGQNVAQRMQALRRLGVPYTDEAIAAAPAAIAGKTEEDALVAYLQALGVGARRGAASEPQRAAGG encoded by the coding sequence GTGGCACAGAAACAACATGGCTTTTTCTCCCACCAGACGCTGGAGAAGAACATCGGCCTGATGATCATCGCCAGCATCCTGGTGGTGTCCGTCGCCGGGCTGGTGCAGATCATCCCGCTGTTCTTCCAGCACTCGACCACCCAGGCCATGCCCGGGGTGGAGCCCTACGAGCCGCTGCAGCTGATGGGGCGCGACGTGTACATCCGCGAAGGCTGCGTGGGCTGCCACTCGCAGCAGGTGCGCACCCTGCAGGCCGAGGTGCAGCGCTACGGCCCGTATTCGGTGGCGGGGGAGTCGGTGTTCGACCATCCCTTCCTGTGGGGCTCCAAGCGCACCGGCCCCGACCTGGCGCGCGTGGGCGAGCGCTATTCCGACGAATGGCACCGCATCCACCTGCGCGATCCGCGCGCCGTGGTGCCCGAGTCCAACATGCCCGCCTATCCGTGGCTGCAGCATGCCGACCTGACCGGCCAGAACGTGGCCCAGCGCATGCAGGCGCTGCGTAGGCTGGGCGTGCCGTACACCGACGAGGCCATCGCGGCGGCGCCGGCGGCCATCGCCGGCAAGACCGAAGAGGACGCCCTGGTGGCCTATCTGCAGGCGCTGGGCGTGGGCGCGCGGCGCGGCGCCGCCAGCGAGCCGCAACGCGCGGCGGGAGGCTGA
- a CDS encoding cbb3-type cytochrome oxidase subunit 3 — translation MMGYLSALITVLSMGTFLGIVWWAWSSHRQSANRESALLPFALPDEDGPAQQDGAMQP, via the coding sequence ATGATGGGTTATCTGAGCGCGCTGATAACGGTTCTTTCGATGGGAACGTTTCTTGGCATCGTATGGTGGGCCTGGTCGAGCCACCGCCAGAGCGCCAATCGCGAATCGGCCTTGCTGCCGTTCGCCTTGCCCGACGAGGACGGGCCCGCACAACAGGATGGAGCAATGCAGCCATGA